A section of the Oncorhynchus nerka isolate Pitt River unplaced genomic scaffold, Oner_Uvic_2.0 unplaced_scaffold_927, whole genome shotgun sequence genome encodes:
- the LOC135570693 gene encoding hatching enzyme 1.2-like: MEQSPSLTILLLVLGLSQAQMAVDITERILTANNGSDEMLMEGDLVVPRTRNAMQCMQGGNSCLWKKASSGYIEVPYTIEDSRFTPSDMKEIEHAVQSFHSKTCIRFVPRGNQKDYISFESLSGCYSSLGRIGGKQTVSVNSVGCMFLGIIQHETLHALGFQHEQTRSDRDQYVTINWSNIDSYMANNFDKQNTNNLNTPYDYSSVMHYGKTAFSINGMDTITPIPNPDVSIGQRQGMSTTDTLRINRLYGC, translated from the coding sequence ATGGAGCAAagcccctctctcaccatcctgCTGCTGGTACTGGGCCTCTCTCAGGCCCAAATGGCTGTAGACATCACTGAGAGAATTCTGACCGCTAATAACGGCTCTGATGAGATGCTGATGGAGGGAGACCTGGTGGTACCAAGAACCAGAAACGCCATGCAGTGCATGCAAGGAGGAAACAGCTGCCTGTGGAAGAAAGCCTCTAGCGGATACATTGAAGTGCCCTACACAATAGAAGACAGCAGATTCACTCCCTCCGACATGAAGGAGATTGAGCACGCCGTCCAGTCGTTCCACAGCAAGACCTGCATTCGCTTTGTGCCACGTGGCAACCAGAAAGACTACATCAGCTTTGAGAGTTTGAGCGGCTGCTACTCTTCTCTCGGGAGAATTGGAGGGAAACAGACGGTCTCTGTTAACAGCGTTGGCTGCATGTTTCTCGGCATCATTCAGCACGAGACCCTCCACGCTCTGGGATTCCAGCACGAACAAACCAGGAGCGACCGTGACCAGTACGTCACCATCAACTGGAGTAACATCGACTCTTACATGGCCAATAACTTCGATAAACAAAACACCAACAACCTGAACACTCCCTATGACTACAGCTCTGTCATGCACTATGGAAAAACAGCCTTCTCTATCAACGGGATGGACACCATCACCCCCATCCCCAACCCTGACGTGTCCATCGGCCAGAGACAGGGGATGTCCACCACTGACACCCTGAGGATCAACAGACTCTACGGCTGCTGA